The genomic segment TGCTGGTCTTCTCGTTTCTCATGGTGGTCGGAATCAACGCCGAACTCTCGCTCATCTTCCTCATACTTCTGCCGGTGCTTGGAATCGGCATGTATCTGATCATCACCAAAGCCCATCCGCTCTTTGAACTCGTCTTCAAAACCTACGACCATCTCAATAAAGTCGTGCGGGAAAACCTTCGCGGCGTCCGGGTCGTCAAATCCTATGTTCGCGAGGATTATGAAACACGAAAGTTTCGCGACGTCTCAACCACCATCTACGGCTACTTCAGCAGCGCAGAAAAACTTCTTGCATTCTTCAGCCCCCTCATGCAGGCCGTAATCTACGCAAGTATCCTTCTCATCTCATGGTTTGGTGCGCAATTCATCGTGCTCGGCAACCTCACTACCGGAGAACTTGTGAGCCTGATTGCATACGCCATGCAGATTCTCATGAGCATCATGATGCTTGCCATGGTCTTTGTCATGATAACTATGGCCCGTGCGTCTGCGAAACGAATCACCGAAGTGCTCGACGAAGAAGTGGACCTGGTAAATCCCGCGTCCCCAATCTACGAAGTCGCGGACGGCAGCGTGATCTTTGATCATGCGAGCTTCAGCTACACCAAAGATGCCGAACGGCTCGCCCTCAAAGACATCTCTCTGACAATCGCGTCAGGAGAAACCGTCGGTATCCTTGGCGGTACCGGCAGCTCCAAATCAACCCTCGTTCAGTTGATACCCCGTCTCTACGACGCAACTGACGGCAGAGTCCTCGTTGGCGGCAGAGATGTCAGAGAGTACGACCTTGCAGCACTTCGCGATGCGGTAGCAATGGTGCTGCAAAAGAACATCCTCTTTGCAGGAACCATTCGCGACAATCTCAGATGGGGAAATCCAAATGCAACTGAGGAAGAAATCATTCATGCCTGCAAACTCTCGCAGGCTGAAGAGTTCATCAGTGCTTTACCGGAAACCTACGACACCCATGTTGAGCAGGGCGGTTCAAACATCTCGGGCGGTCAGAAGCAACGTCTCTGCATCGCACGGGCGCTGTTGAAAAAGCCGAAGATTCTCATCCTCGATGACTCAACCAGTGCGGTTGACACCAAAACCGACTCTTTGATTCGCGTTGCGTTCAAGACCGAGCTTCCGGAGACCACCAAGATCATCATCGCACAGAGAATCTCCTCGATTCAGGATGCCGACAAGATTCTTGTGATGGACAACGGCCGCATCACTGCCGAAGGAACCCATGCAGAACTTCTGGAGAAAGATCCGGTTTATC from the Methanorbis rubei genome contains:
- a CDS encoding ABC transporter ATP-binding protein encodes the protein MNHVVERLSQSIREYRRDSLLAPVFVALEVVMEVLIPLILAGLIDDGITGGNMPIILKLGLVLLLFAIMSLVFGVLAGKYAASASAGFAKNLRHDIFHNIQDFSFANIDKYSTASLITRMTTDVTNVQNAYQMIIRIAIRCPLMLVFSFLMVVGINAELSLIFLILLPVLGIGMYLIITKAHPLFELVFKTYDHLNKVVRENLRGVRVVKSYVREDYETRKFRDVSTTIYGYFSSAEKLLAFFSPLMQAVIYASILLISWFGAQFIVLGNLTTGELVSLIAYAMQILMSIMMLAMVFVMITMARASAKRITEVLDEEVDLVNPASPIYEVADGSVIFDHASFSYTKDAERLALKDISLTIASGETVGILGGTGSSKSTLVQLIPRLYDATDGRVLVGGRDVREYDLAALRDAVAMVLQKNILFAGTIRDNLRWGNPNATEEEIIHACKLSQAEEFISALPETYDTHVEQGGSNISGGQKQRLCIARALLKKPKILILDDSTSAVDTKTDSLIRVAFKTELPETTKIIIAQRISSIQDADKILVMDNGRITAEGTHAELLEKDPVYREMYHSQMKGGEE